The following proteins are encoded in a genomic region of Neisseria perflava:
- the dnaN gene encoding DNA polymerase III subunit beta codes for MLILQADRDSLLKPLQAVTGIVERRHTLPILSNVLLESKDGQTKLLATDLEIQINTAGPESQAGDFRITTNAKKFQDILRALPDSALVSLDWADNRLTLRAGKSRFALQTLPAEDFPLMNVGSDVSATFSLTQETFKTMLSQVQYSMAVQDIRYYLNGLLMQVEGNQLRLVATDGHRLAYASSQIEAELPKTEVILPRKTVLELFKLLNNPSESITVELLDNQVRFQCNGTTIVSKVIDGKFPDFNRVIPLDNDKIFLVSRTQLLGALERAAILANEKFRGARLFLQPGLLSVVCSNNEQEEAREELEIAYQGGELEVGFNIGYLMDVLRNIHSDDMQLAFGDANRSTLFTVPNNPNFKYIVMPMRI; via the coding sequence ATGCTGATTTTACAAGCCGATCGCGACAGTCTGCTCAAGCCGTTGCAAGCCGTTACCGGTATTGTCGAACGTCGCCATACTCTGCCGATTTTGTCCAATGTGTTACTGGAAAGCAAAGACGGACAGACCAAACTTTTGGCAACCGACTTGGAAATCCAAATCAATACCGCCGGCCCGGAAAGTCAGGCAGGCGATTTCCGCATTACGACCAACGCTAAAAAATTCCAAGACATCCTGCGCGCCCTGCCTGACAGTGCGTTGGTGTCACTGGATTGGGCGGATAACCGTTTGACTCTGCGCGCGGGCAAATCCCGTTTTGCCCTGCAAACCCTGCCGGCTGAAGACTTTCCGTTGATGAATGTCGGCAGCGACGTCAGCGCGACTTTCTCGCTGACTCAAGAAACCTTCAAAACCATGCTTTCGCAAGTGCAATACAGCATGGCGGTTCAAGATATCCGCTATTACCTCAACGGCTTGCTGATGCAGGTTGAAGGAAACCAACTGCGCCTTGTTGCAACCGACGGCCACCGCCTTGCTTATGCGTCCAGCCAAATTGAAGCAGAACTGCCGAAAACGGAAGTGATCCTGCCGCGCAAAACGGTATTGGAACTCTTCAAACTGTTGAACAATCCGTCCGAATCCATCACCGTTGAGCTTTTGGATAATCAAGTACGCTTCCAATGCAATGGTACGACCATTGTCAGCAAAGTCATCGACGGCAAGTTCCCTGACTTTAACCGCGTGATTCCTTTGGATAATGACAAGATTTTCCTCGTATCCCGTACCCAGCTTTTGGGTGCGCTCGAGCGTGCCGCCATTCTTGCCAATGAAAAATTCCGCGGCGCGCGACTGTTCCTGCAGCCTGGTTTGCTGAGTGTCGTATGTAGCAACAATGAGCAGGAAGAAGCGCGCGAAGAGCTGGAAATTGCTTACCAAGGCGGAGAACTCGAAGTTGGTTTCAATATCGGCTACCTGATGGATGTGTTGCGTAACATCCACTCCGACGATATGCAGCTTGCTTTCGGCGATGCCAACCGTTCAACGCTGTTTACTGTGCCGAACAATCCGAATTTCAAATACATCGTGATGCCGATGCGTATTTAA